A window of Oncorhynchus kisutch isolate 150728-3 linkage group LG10, Okis_V2, whole genome shotgun sequence contains these coding sequences:
- the LOC109898622 gene encoding RNA binding protein fox-1 homolog 2 isoform X16, translating to MMGLYYPAVLPGSQDSTGGQEGLVPPPFSVFPPPPPPQNGLGTEFVGALFGASGQGPSDSGAGTNGSATTSNILPTPQTEVSPGQVDGVGQCVAVELAGVSGADSAEAKGTPKRLHVSNIPFRFRDPDLRQMFGQFGKIIDVEIIFNERGSKGFGFVTFETSADAEKARERLHGTLVEGRKIEVNNATARVMTNKKMVSPYPNGEALSTLPYAGWKLSPMVQAMYGPELYAVPGFPYPSAAAAASTAAAFRGAHLRGRGRPVYGAVRAAVPQPALPAYPGVVYQDGGFYGAADLYGGYPAAAYRFAQPTAVTGATAAAAAAAYSDSYGRVYTTDPYHALGPAAAAYGVGAMASLYRAGYSRFAPY from the exons GGTTCTCAAGATTCAACGGGGGGCCAGGAGGGGCTGGTGCCCCCGCCCTTCTCAGTGTTCCCTCCACCACCCCCTCCGCAGAATGGCCTGGGGACAGAGTTTGTCGGTGCTTTGTTTGGTGCTAGTGGACAGGGGCCTTCGGATTCAGGGGCTGGAACAAATGGCTCAGCCACCACTTCCAACATCTTACCCACCCCG caGACAGAAGTGTCCCCAGGTCAGGTAGATGGAGTGGGGCAGTGCGTGGCAGTAGAATTAGCAGGAGTATCCGGGGCTGACTCCGCAGAGGCCAAAGGAACCCCAAAACGACTTCACGTCTCCAACATCCCCTTCCGCTTCCGAGACCCTGACCTCAGGCAGATGTTTGGG caatttGGGAAGATTATTGATGTTGAGATAATTTTCAATGAGAGGGGCTCAAAG GGCTTTGGCTTTGTCACGTTTGAGACCAGCGCCGACGCGGAGAAAGCCCGGGAAAGGCTTCACGGCACGCTAGTGGAAGGTCGCAAGATAGAG GTTAACAATGCCACGGCCAGGGTGATGACCAATAAGAAGATGGTCAGCCCCTACCCCAACGGAGAGGCCCTTAGCACCCTGCCATATG CAGGATGGAAGCTAAGCCCAATGGTGCAGGCCATGTACGGACCAGAGCTCTATGCAG tTCCGGGGTTCCCCTACCCGTCTGCGGCAGCGGCAGCCTCCACGGCAGCTGCGTTCCGTGGTGCCCACCTTAGGGGCCGGGGAAGGCCAGTGTACGGCGCTGTGCGTGCGGCGGTGCCGCAGCCTGCCCTCCCTGCCTACCCTGG CGTGGTGTATCAGGATGGTGGGTTTTATGGAGCTGCAGACTTATAC GGAGGCTATCCTGCCGCTGCCTATCGCTTTGCTCAGCCTACTGCTGTAACCGGGGCAACTGCTGCCGCGGCAGCTGCTGCTTACAGTGACAG TTATGGGCGAGTGTACACTACAGATCCCTACCACGCTCTAGGTCCTGCTGCAGCTGCCTATGGAGTCGGTGCCATG gctaGTTTATATCGGGCTGGATACAGTAGGTTTGCACCGTACTAA
- the LOC109898622 gene encoding RNA binding protein fox-1 homolog 2 isoform X14, whose product MEKPMVSQGSQDSTGGQEGLVPPPFSVFPPPPPPQNGLGTEFVGALFGASGQGPSDSGAGTNGSATTSNILPTPQTEVSPGQVDGVGQCVAVELAGVSGADSAEAKGTPKRLHVSNIPFRFRDPDLRQMFGQFGKIIDVEIIFNERGSKGFGFVTFETSADAEKARERLHGTLVEGRKIEVNNATARVMTNKKMVSPYPNGEALSTLPYAGWKLSPMVQAMYGPELYAVPGFPYPSAAAAASTAAAFRGAHLRGRGRPVYGAVRAAVPQPALPAYPGVVYQDGGFYGAADLYGGYPAAAYRFAQPTAVTGATAAAAAAAYSDSYGRVYTTDPYHALGPAAAAYGVGAMVRAPQPQHYNNRLETELSSLYASLYRAGYSRFAPY is encoded by the exons GGTTCTCAAGATTCAACGGGGGGCCAGGAGGGGCTGGTGCCCCCGCCCTTCTCAGTGTTCCCTCCACCACCCCCTCCGCAGAATGGCCTGGGGACAGAGTTTGTCGGTGCTTTGTTTGGTGCTAGTGGACAGGGGCCTTCGGATTCAGGGGCTGGAACAAATGGCTCAGCCACCACTTCCAACATCTTACCCACCCCG caGACAGAAGTGTCCCCAGGTCAGGTAGATGGAGTGGGGCAGTGCGTGGCAGTAGAATTAGCAGGAGTATCCGGGGCTGACTCCGCAGAGGCCAAAGGAACCCCAAAACGACTTCACGTCTCCAACATCCCCTTCCGCTTCCGAGACCCTGACCTCAGGCAGATGTTTGGG caatttGGGAAGATTATTGATGTTGAGATAATTTTCAATGAGAGGGGCTCAAAG GGCTTTGGCTTTGTCACGTTTGAGACCAGCGCCGACGCGGAGAAAGCCCGGGAAAGGCTTCACGGCACGCTAGTGGAAGGTCGCAAGATAGAG GTTAACAATGCCACGGCCAGGGTGATGACCAATAAGAAGATGGTCAGCCCCTACCCCAACGGAGAGGCCCTTAGCACCCTGCCATATG CAGGATGGAAGCTAAGCCCAATGGTGCAGGCCATGTACGGACCAGAGCTCTATGCAG tTCCGGGGTTCCCCTACCCGTCTGCGGCAGCGGCAGCCTCCACGGCAGCTGCGTTCCGTGGTGCCCACCTTAGGGGCCGGGGAAGGCCAGTGTACGGCGCTGTGCGTGCGGCGGTGCCGCAGCCTGCCCTCCCTGCCTACCCTGG CGTGGTGTATCAGGATGGTGGGTTTTATGGAGCTGCAGACTTATAC GGAGGCTATCCTGCCGCTGCCTATCGCTTTGCTCAGCCTACTGCTGTAACCGGGGCAACTGCTGCCGCGGCAGCTGCTGCTTACAGTGACAG TTATGGGCGAGTGTACACTACAGATCCCTACCACGCTCTAGGTCCTGCTGCAGCTGCCTATGGAGTCGGTGCCATGGTAAGAGCCCCCCAGCCGCAACACTACAACAACAGGCTGGAAACTGAGTTATCTTCACTTTAT gctaGTTTATATCGGGCTGGATACAGTAGGTTTGCACCGTACTAA
- the LOC109898622 gene encoding RNA binding protein fox-1 homolog 2 isoform X15 has product MEKPMVSQGSQDSTGGQEGLVPPPFSVFPPPPPPQNGLGTEFVGALFGASGQGPSDSGAGTNGSATTSNILPTPTEVSPGQVDGVGQCVAVELAGVSGADSAEAKGTPKRLHVSNIPFRFRDPDLRQMFGQFGKIIDVEIIFNERGSKGFGFVTFETSADAEKARERLHGTLVEGRKIEVNNATARVMTNKKMVSPYPNGEALSTLPYAGWKLSPMVQAMYGPELYAVPGFPYPSAAAAASTAAAFRGAHLRGRGRPVYGAVRAAVPQPALPAYPGVVYQDGGFYGAADLYGGYPAAAYRFAQPTAVTGATAAAAAAAYSDSYGRVYTTDPYHALGPAAAAYGVGAMVRAPQPQHYNNRLETELSSLYASLYRAGYSRFAPY; this is encoded by the exons GGTTCTCAAGATTCAACGGGGGGCCAGGAGGGGCTGGTGCCCCCGCCCTTCTCAGTGTTCCCTCCACCACCCCCTCCGCAGAATGGCCTGGGGACAGAGTTTGTCGGTGCTTTGTTTGGTGCTAGTGGACAGGGGCCTTCGGATTCAGGGGCTGGAACAAATGGCTCAGCCACCACTTCCAACATCTTACCCACCCCG ACAGAAGTGTCCCCAGGTCAGGTAGATGGAGTGGGGCAGTGCGTGGCAGTAGAATTAGCAGGAGTATCCGGGGCTGACTCCGCAGAGGCCAAAGGAACCCCAAAACGACTTCACGTCTCCAACATCCCCTTCCGCTTCCGAGACCCTGACCTCAGGCAGATGTTTGGG caatttGGGAAGATTATTGATGTTGAGATAATTTTCAATGAGAGGGGCTCAAAG GGCTTTGGCTTTGTCACGTTTGAGACCAGCGCCGACGCGGAGAAAGCCCGGGAAAGGCTTCACGGCACGCTAGTGGAAGGTCGCAAGATAGAG GTTAACAATGCCACGGCCAGGGTGATGACCAATAAGAAGATGGTCAGCCCCTACCCCAACGGAGAGGCCCTTAGCACCCTGCCATATG CAGGATGGAAGCTAAGCCCAATGGTGCAGGCCATGTACGGACCAGAGCTCTATGCAG tTCCGGGGTTCCCCTACCCGTCTGCGGCAGCGGCAGCCTCCACGGCAGCTGCGTTCCGTGGTGCCCACCTTAGGGGCCGGGGAAGGCCAGTGTACGGCGCTGTGCGTGCGGCGGTGCCGCAGCCTGCCCTCCCTGCCTACCCTGG CGTGGTGTATCAGGATGGTGGGTTTTATGGAGCTGCAGACTTATAC GGAGGCTATCCTGCCGCTGCCTATCGCTTTGCTCAGCCTACTGCTGTAACCGGGGCAACTGCTGCCGCGGCAGCTGCTGCTTACAGTGACAG TTATGGGCGAGTGTACACTACAGATCCCTACCACGCTCTAGGTCCTGCTGCAGCTGCCTATGGAGTCGGTGCCATGGTAAGAGCCCCCCAGCCGCAACACTACAACAACAGGCTGGAAACTGAGTTATCTTCACTTTAT gctaGTTTATATCGGGCTGGATACAGTAGGTTTGCACCGTACTAA
- the LOC109898622 gene encoding RNA binding protein fox-1 homolog 2 isoform X11 — protein MMGLYYPAVLPGSQDSTGGQEGLVPPPFSVFPPPPPPQNGLGTEFVGALFGASGQGPSDSGAGTNGSATTSNILPTPQTEVSPGQVDGVGQCVAVELAGVSGADSAEAKGTPKRLHVSNIPFRFRDPDLRQMFGQFGKIIDVEIIFNERGSKGFGFVTFETSADAEKARERLHGTLVEGRKIEVNNATARVMTNKKMVSPYPNGEALSTLPYAGWKLSPMVQAMYGPELYAVPGFPYPSAAAAASTAAAFRGAHLRGRGRPVYGAVRAAVPQPALPAYPGVVYQDGGFYGAADLYGGYPAAAYRFAQPTAVTGATAAAAAAAYSDSYGRVYTTDPYHALGPAAAAYGVGAMVRAPQPQHYNNRLETELSSLYASLYRAGYSRFAPY, from the exons GGTTCTCAAGATTCAACGGGGGGCCAGGAGGGGCTGGTGCCCCCGCCCTTCTCAGTGTTCCCTCCACCACCCCCTCCGCAGAATGGCCTGGGGACAGAGTTTGTCGGTGCTTTGTTTGGTGCTAGTGGACAGGGGCCTTCGGATTCAGGGGCTGGAACAAATGGCTCAGCCACCACTTCCAACATCTTACCCACCCCG caGACAGAAGTGTCCCCAGGTCAGGTAGATGGAGTGGGGCAGTGCGTGGCAGTAGAATTAGCAGGAGTATCCGGGGCTGACTCCGCAGAGGCCAAAGGAACCCCAAAACGACTTCACGTCTCCAACATCCCCTTCCGCTTCCGAGACCCTGACCTCAGGCAGATGTTTGGG caatttGGGAAGATTATTGATGTTGAGATAATTTTCAATGAGAGGGGCTCAAAG GGCTTTGGCTTTGTCACGTTTGAGACCAGCGCCGACGCGGAGAAAGCCCGGGAAAGGCTTCACGGCACGCTAGTGGAAGGTCGCAAGATAGAG GTTAACAATGCCACGGCCAGGGTGATGACCAATAAGAAGATGGTCAGCCCCTACCCCAACGGAGAGGCCCTTAGCACCCTGCCATATG CAGGATGGAAGCTAAGCCCAATGGTGCAGGCCATGTACGGACCAGAGCTCTATGCAG tTCCGGGGTTCCCCTACCCGTCTGCGGCAGCGGCAGCCTCCACGGCAGCTGCGTTCCGTGGTGCCCACCTTAGGGGCCGGGGAAGGCCAGTGTACGGCGCTGTGCGTGCGGCGGTGCCGCAGCCTGCCCTCCCTGCCTACCCTGG CGTGGTGTATCAGGATGGTGGGTTTTATGGAGCTGCAGACTTATAC GGAGGCTATCCTGCCGCTGCCTATCGCTTTGCTCAGCCTACTGCTGTAACCGGGGCAACTGCTGCCGCGGCAGCTGCTGCTTACAGTGACAG TTATGGGCGAGTGTACACTACAGATCCCTACCACGCTCTAGGTCCTGCTGCAGCTGCCTATGGAGTCGGTGCCATGGTAAGAGCCCCCCAGCCGCAACACTACAACAACAGGCTGGAAACTGAGTTATCTTCACTTTAT gctaGTTTATATCGGGCTGGATACAGTAGGTTTGCACCGTACTAA
- the LOC109898622 gene encoding RNA binding protein fox-1 homolog 2 isoform X12: MMGLYYPAVLPGSQDSTGGQEGLVPPPFSVFPPPPPPQNGLGTEFVGALFGASGQGPSDSGAGTNGSATTSNILPTPTEVSPGQVDGVGQCVAVELAGVSGADSAEAKGTPKRLHVSNIPFRFRDPDLRQMFGQFGKIIDVEIIFNERGSKGFGFVTFETSADAEKARERLHGTLVEGRKIEVNNATARVMTNKKMVSPYPNGEALSTLPYAGWKLSPMVQAMYGPELYAVPGFPYPSAAAAASTAAAFRGAHLRGRGRPVYGAVRAAVPQPALPAYPGVVYQDGGFYGAADLYGGYPAAAYRFAQPTAVTGATAAAAAAAYSDSYGRVYTTDPYHALGPAAAAYGVGAMVRAPQPQHYNNRLETELSSLYASLYRAGYSRFAPY, from the exons GGTTCTCAAGATTCAACGGGGGGCCAGGAGGGGCTGGTGCCCCCGCCCTTCTCAGTGTTCCCTCCACCACCCCCTCCGCAGAATGGCCTGGGGACAGAGTTTGTCGGTGCTTTGTTTGGTGCTAGTGGACAGGGGCCTTCGGATTCAGGGGCTGGAACAAATGGCTCAGCCACCACTTCCAACATCTTACCCACCCCG ACAGAAGTGTCCCCAGGTCAGGTAGATGGAGTGGGGCAGTGCGTGGCAGTAGAATTAGCAGGAGTATCCGGGGCTGACTCCGCAGAGGCCAAAGGAACCCCAAAACGACTTCACGTCTCCAACATCCCCTTCCGCTTCCGAGACCCTGACCTCAGGCAGATGTTTGGG caatttGGGAAGATTATTGATGTTGAGATAATTTTCAATGAGAGGGGCTCAAAG GGCTTTGGCTTTGTCACGTTTGAGACCAGCGCCGACGCGGAGAAAGCCCGGGAAAGGCTTCACGGCACGCTAGTGGAAGGTCGCAAGATAGAG GTTAACAATGCCACGGCCAGGGTGATGACCAATAAGAAGATGGTCAGCCCCTACCCCAACGGAGAGGCCCTTAGCACCCTGCCATATG CAGGATGGAAGCTAAGCCCAATGGTGCAGGCCATGTACGGACCAGAGCTCTATGCAG tTCCGGGGTTCCCCTACCCGTCTGCGGCAGCGGCAGCCTCCACGGCAGCTGCGTTCCGTGGTGCCCACCTTAGGGGCCGGGGAAGGCCAGTGTACGGCGCTGTGCGTGCGGCGGTGCCGCAGCCTGCCCTCCCTGCCTACCCTGG CGTGGTGTATCAGGATGGTGGGTTTTATGGAGCTGCAGACTTATAC GGAGGCTATCCTGCCGCTGCCTATCGCTTTGCTCAGCCTACTGCTGTAACCGGGGCAACTGCTGCCGCGGCAGCTGCTGCTTACAGTGACAG TTATGGGCGAGTGTACACTACAGATCCCTACCACGCTCTAGGTCCTGCTGCAGCTGCCTATGGAGTCGGTGCCATGGTAAGAGCCCCCCAGCCGCAACACTACAACAACAGGCTGGAAACTGAGTTATCTTCACTTTAT gctaGTTTATATCGGGCTGGATACAGTAGGTTTGCACCGTACTAA
- the LOC109898622 gene encoding RNA binding protein fox-1 homolog 2 isoform X17, which yields MEKPMVSQGSQDSTGGQEGLVPPPFSVFPPPPPPQNGLGTEFVGALFGASGQGPSDSGAGTNGSATTSNILPTPQTEVSPGQVDGVGQCVAVELAGVSGADSAEAKGTPKRLHVSNIPFRFRDPDLRQMFGQFGKIIDVEIIFNERGSKGFGFVTFETSADAEKARERLHGTLVEGRKIEVNNATARVMTNKKMVSPYPNGEALSTLPYAGWKLSPMVQAMYGPELYAVPGFPYPSAAAAASTAAAFRGAHLRGRGRPVYGAVRAAVPQPALPAYPGVVYQDGGFYGAADLYGGYPAAAYRFAQPTAVTGATAAAAAAAYSDSYGRVYTTDPYHALGPAAAAYGVGAMASLYRAGYSRFAPY from the exons GGTTCTCAAGATTCAACGGGGGGCCAGGAGGGGCTGGTGCCCCCGCCCTTCTCAGTGTTCCCTCCACCACCCCCTCCGCAGAATGGCCTGGGGACAGAGTTTGTCGGTGCTTTGTTTGGTGCTAGTGGACAGGGGCCTTCGGATTCAGGGGCTGGAACAAATGGCTCAGCCACCACTTCCAACATCTTACCCACCCCG caGACAGAAGTGTCCCCAGGTCAGGTAGATGGAGTGGGGCAGTGCGTGGCAGTAGAATTAGCAGGAGTATCCGGGGCTGACTCCGCAGAGGCCAAAGGAACCCCAAAACGACTTCACGTCTCCAACATCCCCTTCCGCTTCCGAGACCCTGACCTCAGGCAGATGTTTGGG caatttGGGAAGATTATTGATGTTGAGATAATTTTCAATGAGAGGGGCTCAAAG GGCTTTGGCTTTGTCACGTTTGAGACCAGCGCCGACGCGGAGAAAGCCCGGGAAAGGCTTCACGGCACGCTAGTGGAAGGTCGCAAGATAGAG GTTAACAATGCCACGGCCAGGGTGATGACCAATAAGAAGATGGTCAGCCCCTACCCCAACGGAGAGGCCCTTAGCACCCTGCCATATG CAGGATGGAAGCTAAGCCCAATGGTGCAGGCCATGTACGGACCAGAGCTCTATGCAG tTCCGGGGTTCCCCTACCCGTCTGCGGCAGCGGCAGCCTCCACGGCAGCTGCGTTCCGTGGTGCCCACCTTAGGGGCCGGGGAAGGCCAGTGTACGGCGCTGTGCGTGCGGCGGTGCCGCAGCCTGCCCTCCCTGCCTACCCTGG CGTGGTGTATCAGGATGGTGGGTTTTATGGAGCTGCAGACTTATAC GGAGGCTATCCTGCCGCTGCCTATCGCTTTGCTCAGCCTACTGCTGTAACCGGGGCAACTGCTGCCGCGGCAGCTGCTGCTTACAGTGACAG TTATGGGCGAGTGTACACTACAGATCCCTACCACGCTCTAGGTCCTGCTGCAGCTGCCTATGGAGTCGGTGCCATG gctaGTTTATATCGGGCTGGATACAGTAGGTTTGCACCGTACTAA
- the LOC116375882 gene encoding G-protein coupled receptor family C group 5 member D-like has translation MQTKQNKRMVFPFQIHKSIFLILLFNVPLPSTCQTTLNAGTLNQTIPPSAATSSNAIPNTNTHNPTVKSTINRSTISFLQRNSSSNSTSQDAILGCGADLDPVYSYLCDRQAAWGIVVESLASLGFVVSSGLLVGLLFWTLWMCVSSRQRRGIGGSLASMALFLLSTAGVFALTFAFVIRLTTQTCPTRLFLFGVLFSLAFSCLLARCLALLGFSVARGWGEAGVALALSTLQVVIATEWLIIVLLRDGQPCQYSQGEFVMLLIYVLVLLAAGLVLSLCCLCRSCLTYSYSGGSHRQSQVQATLLCLTLLLSAAIWVVWIALLTRGNMEMGRRPQWDDPVLSIALVANGWVLLLGHGLAQVVLLCRWEASSKEGPLDFGGWTSPNANLPGLGSPKEGRENRSFENDGRKQDPVFQSPYESGFSMAEIDPDKDYSIPRPQTTNISEPYDVYYGHSLSD, from the exons atgcagacaaagcaaAACAAAAGGATGGTCTTTCCATTCCAGATACACAAATCTATTTTTCTCATCCTACTATTCAATGTCCCACTTCCCAGCACATGTCAGACCACACTGAATGCTGGCACCCTCAACCAAACCATCCCTCCCAGTGCTGCCACTAGCTCTAATGCTATCcccaataccaacacacacaatCCCACTGTAAAATCCACTATCAACCGAAGCACCATTTCATTCCTCCAACGCAACTCTTCCTCAAACTCCACTTCCCAGGATGCAATCCTGGGGTGTGGGGCGGATCTGGACCCTGTGTACTCCTACCTGTGTGACCGTCAGGCGGCGTGGGGTATCGTAGTGGAGAGCCTGGCCTCACTGGGTTTTGTGGTCAGTTCAGGGCTGCTGGTGGGGCTGCTGTTCTGGACCCTGTGGATGTGTGTGTCGTCCCGCCAGCGCAGGGGCATCGGGGGGAGCTTAGCTTCCATGGCTCTGTTCCTGCTCAGCACGGCGGGGGTCTTCGCCCTGACCTTTGCCTTCGTCATCCGCCTCACCACCCAGACATGCCCCACgcgcctcttcctgttcggggtGCTATTCTCCCTGGCTTTCTCCTGCCTGCTGGCTCGCTGCCTGGCCCTACTGGGTTTCTCTGTAGCCCGGGGCTGGGGGGAGGCTGGGGTGGCTCTGGCCCTCTCCACCCTCCAGGTGGTCATCGCTACAGAGTGGCTGATCATCGTGCTGCTGCGGGACGGCCAGCCCTGCCAGTACTCCCAGGGGGAGTTTGTCATGTTGCTCATCTACGTGCTGGTTCTGCTGGCCGCCGGCCTGGTCCTCTCCCTGTGCTGCCTCTGCCGCTCCTGTCTCACCTACAGCTACAGCGGGGGCAGCCACCGACAGAGCCAGGTCCAGGCCACGCTGCTCTGCCTCACCCTGCTGCTGTCTGCTGCCATCTGGGTGGTGTGGATCGCCCTGCTGACCCGGGGTAACATGGAGATGGGCCGGCGGCCACAGTGGGATGACCCGGTGCTGAGTATAGCCCTGGTGGCCAACGGCTGGGTCCTGCTGCTGGGCCACGGACTAGCCCAAGTGGTTCTCCTCTGCAGGTGGGAGGCCAGCTCCAAGGAGGGCCCCCTAGACTTTGGTGGATGGACCAGTCCCAACGCCAACCTGCCAGGGCTGGGGAGCCCgaaagaagggagggagaacagaagcTTTGAGAACGACG GCAGAAAACAAGACCCCGTTTTCCAATCACCATATGAGTCTGGATTCTCAATGGCA GAAATAGATCCTGACAAAGATTACTCCATCCCTCGTCCTCAGACCACCAACATCAGCGAGCCCTATGATGTATACTATGGACACAGCCTGTCTGATTAA
- the LOC109898622 gene encoding RNA binding protein fox-1 homolog 2 isoform X13: protein MMGLYYPAVLPGSQDSTGGQEGLVPPPFSVFPPPPPPQNGLGTEFVGALFGASGQGPSDSGAGTNGSATTSNILPTPQTEVSPGQVDGVGQCVAVELAGVSGADSAEAKGTPKRLHVSNIPFRFRDPDLRQMFGQFGKIIDVEIIFNERGSKGFGFVTFETSADAEKARERLHGTLVEGRKIEVNNATARVMTNKKMVSPYPNGEALSTLPYGWKLSPMVQAMYGPELYAVPGFPYPSAAAAASTAAAFRGAHLRGRGRPVYGAVRAAVPQPALPAYPGVVYQDGGFYGAADLYGGYPAAAYRFAQPTAVTGATAAAAAAAYSDSYGRVYTTDPYHALGPAAAAYGVGAMVRAPQPQHYNNRLETELSSLYASLYRAGYSRFAPY, encoded by the exons GGTTCTCAAGATTCAACGGGGGGCCAGGAGGGGCTGGTGCCCCCGCCCTTCTCAGTGTTCCCTCCACCACCCCCTCCGCAGAATGGCCTGGGGACAGAGTTTGTCGGTGCTTTGTTTGGTGCTAGTGGACAGGGGCCTTCGGATTCAGGGGCTGGAACAAATGGCTCAGCCACCACTTCCAACATCTTACCCACCCCG caGACAGAAGTGTCCCCAGGTCAGGTAGATGGAGTGGGGCAGTGCGTGGCAGTAGAATTAGCAGGAGTATCCGGGGCTGACTCCGCAGAGGCCAAAGGAACCCCAAAACGACTTCACGTCTCCAACATCCCCTTCCGCTTCCGAGACCCTGACCTCAGGCAGATGTTTGGG caatttGGGAAGATTATTGATGTTGAGATAATTTTCAATGAGAGGGGCTCAAAG GGCTTTGGCTTTGTCACGTTTGAGACCAGCGCCGACGCGGAGAAAGCCCGGGAAAGGCTTCACGGCACGCTAGTGGAAGGTCGCAAGATAGAG GTTAACAATGCCACGGCCAGGGTGATGACCAATAAGAAGATGGTCAGCCCCTACCCCAACGGAGAGGCCCTTAGCACCCTGCCATATG GATGGAAGCTAAGCCCAATGGTGCAGGCCATGTACGGACCAGAGCTCTATGCAG tTCCGGGGTTCCCCTACCCGTCTGCGGCAGCGGCAGCCTCCACGGCAGCTGCGTTCCGTGGTGCCCACCTTAGGGGCCGGGGAAGGCCAGTGTACGGCGCTGTGCGTGCGGCGGTGCCGCAGCCTGCCCTCCCTGCCTACCCTGG CGTGGTGTATCAGGATGGTGGGTTTTATGGAGCTGCAGACTTATAC GGAGGCTATCCTGCCGCTGCCTATCGCTTTGCTCAGCCTACTGCTGTAACCGGGGCAACTGCTGCCGCGGCAGCTGCTGCTTACAGTGACAG TTATGGGCGAGTGTACACTACAGATCCCTACCACGCTCTAGGTCCTGCTGCAGCTGCCTATGGAGTCGGTGCCATGGTAAGAGCCCCCCAGCCGCAACACTACAACAACAGGCTGGAAACTGAGTTATCTTCACTTTAT gctaGTTTATATCGGGCTGGATACAGTAGGTTTGCACCGTACTAA